In a genomic window of Seriola aureovittata isolate HTS-2021-v1 ecotype China chromosome 11, ASM2101889v1, whole genome shotgun sequence:
- the LOC130177300 gene encoding calcium-responsive transcription factor-like: MEEAGPDPSDSGVVTTETVADRNTCPEPEQSAGPGSADWTLPPPTASVTTETKPPLPPAGSTPSDPSADTWMTSQLQAPPLAPFQNQLIIMEPRGQTLSCECLVIVTDQSEGREYFVIPSNQLSGSQLAVFSSSSPADPVVDVPVTTVTDDSTSSSGAPSEQTAATSRLDVSAPTKTLSSDAPSWALRLRSMEKLGDSYRGFCCSGAEVEAILLLHKQETSCVFGTRQSPSLDKPATRLMWKSQYVPYDGIPFVNAGSRAVVMECQFGPRRKGQQPKKNSELTDEVTYKATCPARIYIKKVRKFPEFRVSTELTADRKTVRQEQEKAFQCLKNQNLETGGVIRFYLQLPTERAHLYHSMDLPPIPPPPPDLPPPTYQPEEEEEETMEEKGQQTGLMPSRLHPRVAERIRQLVAAGHHQVYTVRKQLRRFVEKELFKSEGLPERHNLRFFPTINDIKNHIHESQKALGLTASATEWTEGSTDPLEETVTLTLTPAAEDVDGSDCLSPEAVQLFSSLTSLQPKIFAQLQGILQPLPPPPPLPSLPLVISPSFFLQTPAGGSAGASGPEEKLDVGQQAGGGTQQVVLQNGENVELQIIDATDNREQANELQVELKEEEEEEMKMKEMEDPPC; the protein is encoded by the exons atggaggaggcAGGGCCAGATCCCTCTGACTCTGGGGTCGTCACCACAGAGACGGTCGCTGACAGAAACACCTGTCCTGAGCCTGAACAG TCTGCAGGTCCTGGATCAGCTGACTGGACCCTCCCACCACCCACAGCTAGTGTgaccacagaaacaaaacctcctctgcctcctgcagGCTCCACCCCCTCAGATCCATCTGCTGACAcctggatgacatcacagctgcagGCTCCTCCCCTAGCACCGTTTCAGAATCAGCTGATCATCATGGAGCCGCGAGGTCAGACGCTGTCCTGTGAATGTCTG gtgattGTGACGGACCAATCAGAGGGAAGAGAGTATTTTGTCATTCCGTCCAATCAGCTGTCAGGGTCCCAGCTGGCTGTGTTCTCCTCCAGCAGTCCAGCAG ATCCTGTTGTTGACGTCCCGGTAACCACGGTAACAGATGacagcaccagcagcagtgGAGCTCCCAGTGAACAGACGGCTGCCACCAG CCGTCTGGATGTTTCTGCTCCGACGAAGACGCTGTCCTCCGACGCCCCCAGCTGGGCTCTGAGACTACGCAGCATGGAG AAGTTGGGAGATTCCTACAGAGGGTTCTGCTGTTCGGGGGCAGAGGTGGAGGCCATCTTGTTGCTCCATAAACAAGAGACCAGTTGTGTTTTTGGGACTCGTCAGTCTCCATCTTTGGACAAACCAGCAACCAGACTCATGTGGAAGTCGCAGTACGTCCCCTACGATGGCATCCCATTCGTCAACGCAG GCAGCAGGGCAGTGGTGATGGAGTGTCAGTTCGGACCTCGCAGGAAGGGACAGCAGCCGAAGAAGAATTCTGAGCTCACTGATGAGGTCACGTACAAAGCTACCTGTCCGGCCAG GATCTACATAAAGAAAGTTCGAAAGTTTCCAGAGTTCAGAGTTTCTACAGAGCTGACAGCCGACAGGAAGACAGTGAGACAGGAACAGGAAAAGGCCTTCCAGTGTCTGAAGAACCAGAACCTGGAGACTGGAGGGGTCATCAG gtTTTACCTGCAGCTCCCCACTGAGAGAGCTCACCTGTATCATTCTATGGACTTGCCCCCCattccacctcctccccctgaCCTCCCGCCTCCCACCTACCagcctgaggaagaggaggaggagacaatgGAGGAGAAGGGACAGCAG ACTGGGCTGATGCCGTCTCGTCTCCACCCGCGGGTGGCAGAGAGGATCAGACAGCTGGTGGCTGCAGGTCATCACCAGGTCTACACCGTCCGCAAACAGCTCAG GCGTTTTGTGGAGAAGGAGCTGTTTAAATCTGAAGGACTTCCAGAGAGACACAACCTGAGGTTCTTCCCCACCATCAACGACATCAAGAACCACATCCACGAGTCCCAGAAGGCCCTGGGGCTGACGGCCAGCGCCACCGAG TGGACAGAAGGCAGTACTGACCCCCTGGAGGAGACggtcacactgacactgactcctgctgctgaag acGTGGACGGCAGTGACTGTTTGTCTCCTGAAGCCGTTCAGCTCTTCAgctctctcacctctctgcagCCAAAGATCTTTGCTCAGCTGCAG GGAATCCTTCAGccgctccctcctcctcctcccttgccCTCCCTGCCCCTGGTCATCAgtccctccttcttcctccaGACCCCTGCAGGGGGGTCAGCAGGGGCATCGGGCCCAGAGGAAAAGCTAGATGTGGGGCAGCAGGCTGGTGGAGGAACCCAGCAGGTGGTTCTCCAGAATGGAGAGAACGTGGAGCTGCAGATCATCGATGCCACTGACAACAGAGAGCAGG ccaACGAGCTTCAGGTGGAGttgaaggaagaagaagaagaggagatgaagatgaaagagATGGAGGACCCTCCATGTTGA